GTTTGTCAGATATGTCTGACCTTAGATGGGTGCCAGCACCACTTTGGAACGGTTCCCTTCACAATCAGTGGCCCACTATGAGTTTCCTCTTGTCCCTGGCTGAAGGCCCCGACTTCTAGCATCCTTATAATTTGATAAGGCCAAGCTTTTAACTTCAGCCAATATGTTCATACACAGAATCTCTTTTACAATTAATTTTCATAAGCCTACAACTTGTTCAAACCTTTGGATTTCTCCTATACCACTTAAAACAGTCCTTTAACCCTCTAAACTTAGGCAAcataaattatacaacatttcttgcatgATTTCACTTTCACAAATCTTTTTCACGACTTACCCAGATCATCTATGACATGCTTGGCCTTTGTGACTTGTCCTAAACatccctcttttatttctttacttttattattattatcatattccaggctggagtgcagtaatgcgatctcggctcactgcaacctccgccttacaggttcaagcaattctcctgcctcagcctcccaagtaactgggacaacaggcgtgcatcactgtgcctggctaattttttatacttttagtagagacagggtttcaccatattggccaggctggtctcgaactcctgacctcgtgatccacctgcctcggcctcccagagtgctgggattacaggtgtgagccactgcacccagtcataTCCCTCTTTTAAAACaacagtcattttactttaggacaagaatttaccatacaagatgcctttttatataatataaaatctcttttatttataaccTTCTTTGCATAGCTAGGGGGCTAAGTGGGTTTCTTTTGTCCTTAGCCAGTCAAATAGATCGAGTAAGAGATGGGAGGTCTTTACTAGCTAACTCTGCAGGAGAATTTAGCATGAGAAAACAGGGTTTAAATTCCCTGAAACGTGTGAATTCCTCCTTGACAAGCTGCCATTGCCAATTGTGTCACACATAGGGATCAGGGAGTATAAccaggaaagacagaaaagagtCCTTCCCCCTTCCAGGCAGGGCAGCTATCCCTATCATTCCTTGGCCTTCAGGTAACACTGGAGAGTGGCCCCAGCCAGTTGCCCTCAGTTACTGGGGAGCTACTAGGAAATGACTgctgaaagactgaaaaaaaaaaaaaggaaaaggactcAGGTCCCATGTGAACCAGGCAGTGGTGGTCAGATGCTTCCATATGGATACCTTTCAGTCTCTCCGTAGAGTGGCCCCAGCCAGAGACCTGCAGTTGCCTCCATGATTAGGTGCTCTCTGTCAAGTGTCCTGAGTTGGAAAGAGAGATGGAAAATGCTTCCCCTGtatggagcagagaggaaaagggaaaatgagaagaaaaataacccCCAAACTTTGGGCTTGCCTCCTGGCTGGCTCGCCAAAATACATTACCAGGGGAGGGTCTTGACTATGAGtcatccaggttcttggcattttgaacaaagaattggacaaaatgcacaaaacaacaaaagaatgaagcaacgAAAGCACAGACTTATTGAAAGTATGCTCCACAGAGTGGGAGTGGGCTCAAGCAAGTTGCTCAAGAGTGTTAGTTGCAGAATTTTCTGGGATTTAAATaacctctagaggtttcccattggttacacTCTATGTAAATGAAGACTGGGCCTGctaccagtctgattggttgcaggaggCGACCAATCaaaggctgaagtgaagttataAAGTTAAACCCTATGCTAATGAAGACTTGGCCCACGACCAGCCTGATTGGTTGTGGGAGGtgaccaatcagaggtactttccattttttcatctgtgacACAGTGGAAGGGGGGTGGGCCGCAAAGGGAGTAGCTGCTGTTCTTTTGTTACTTGGGTGTGGAGtggtgttttccttttgattcagttctaggaagtcagcacaAATCGGCCCTAGggtccctgcctccagaccctattcttctgcctcaatagtactataatttttgcttcatctgtcaaacataatttagaaaactcaaaaggagaaagaaatccaGTTACCTATAtttttacactttccatttttcttccttcctaataGTGATTCAATTTttactcatttcctttctgtttagagagcgttcattattcattttttcttaggAGAGTtctgctggtgacaaattctccTGGTTTCCCTAGTTTTTCATTtgagaatgtcttgatttccCAAAGGATATTCTTGGTGGGTATAGGTGTCTGggttgacagttcttttctttcagcacctgAAAAATATTAtgccacttccttctggcctccatggtttctaaTGAGAAACCATTTGAATTGTTTTCCCCGTATAGGTATggtatcatttttttctgctgcgttcaagattttttctttgtctttagttttcagaagtttggcTATAATGTGTTTGTCTGGGGTTTGCTGAGCTTCTTAAATCTGTATGTTTGTGTCTCTTGCTAAAGTTGAGAAGTTttcagcattcctttttttttttttttttgagacagagtttcgctctgtcacccaggctggagtgcagtggcacaatctcagctcactgcaaactctacctcccaggctcaagcaattttcctgcctcaggctgtggagtagctgggattacaggcatgcaccaccatgcctggccaatgtttgtatttttagtagagacagggtttcgccatgttggccaggccggtctcacactcctgacctcaggtgatctgcctacctcggcctcctgaagtgctgggattacaggtgtgagccaccatgcctggccgtatttctttaaatactgtcagctttgtcctttttcacCTGTCTTTGGTGCTCTGATGACATGAATATTAGATCATTTGTTATAGTCCCATGGGTTTTTGAGGTTCACTTTTCTCTCCTTATCAGAATGGATAATTctattgttctttgttttcttactgttcaCTGATTCCTTCCACATCCCTTCCATTCTCTTGTTATGCATTTTCATTgagatttttgattttttttttttagctcaaaaTTTTCCCTTTGGTTCTGTAATCCAAAAAGTTATcagagacaagtctcaatcaattcagaatttcattttggcaaggttaaggacatgcccacaataaaaaaaaaacacctttggaGAAAGgtatttggtgtgtgtgtgtggtgtgtgttgtgtctggtgtgtgtggtgtgcatgtgtgtgtgtctggtgtgtgtggtgtatgtggtatgtgtagtgtgtgtggtgtatgtggtatgtgtagtatgtgtggtgtatgtggtgtgtgcctgtatctggtgcatgtggtatgtgtgtggtgtgtgtgtgtatatgtgtgcatgtgtgtgtggtgtgtacacTTGTGtctagtgtgtgtatgtggtgtattTGTGtctagtgtgtgtggtgtgtgtgtctgatgtgtgtggtgtgcatgtgtttgtggtgtgtctgtggtgtgtttgtgtatggTCTGTGTGGCATgcatgtgtatggtgtgtgtctggtgtgtgtctggtgtttggtgtgtgtatgtgtgttgtgtgtgtgctgtatacatgtgtgtggtgtgtgtggtgtgtgggtgtgaagtatgtgtgtagtgtgtgtggtgtgtgtgtgtggtgtgtgtgtctggtgtgtgcatgtgtgtggtggcTGTGtgtccagtgtgtgtgtgtggtgtatctGTGtctgatgtgtgtggtgtgtgcacgtctagtgtgtgtggtgtgtgtgtggtgtgtgggtgtgtgtgtggtgcgtggtgcatgtgtgtgtctggtgtgtgcGCTTGCATGTcctttgtgtgtggtgtgtgtctggtgtgtggTGTACATATGGTGTgcgtgtagtgtgtgtgtgtttggtgtttgtggtgtgtgcgcTTGTGTGtccagtgtgtgtgtatggtgtatgtgtgtctgGTATGTgtgatgtgagtgtgtgtggtgtatgtatgcgtgtgtgtggtgtgtggtgcatgtgtctggtgtgtgcacttgtgtgtcctgtgtgtgtggtgtatgtgtgtctggtgtgtggtgtgcatgtgtgtggtgtgtgcacttGTGTGTCCAGTGTAtgtgtatggtgtatgtgtgtatggtgtatgtgtgtctggtatgtgtggtgtgagtgtgtgtgtggtgtacatATGGTGTGCGTGtaggtgtgtagtgtgtgtgtgtttggtgttggtgtgtgtggtgtgcatgtgtgtggtgcgTGTGCTTGTGTGtccagtgtgtgtgtatggtatatGTGTTTCTGGTttgtgtggtgtgggtgtgtgtgtggtgtatgcatgtgtgtgtcatgtgtggtgcatgtgtgtggtgtgtgtttgtgcgtgtggAGAGGGAGATTTATCATGAGGAACTGGCTCATGTGATCACAGAGGCTGGCACGTCCACATCTGTGGTTCTGCCTGGCGGGCTTGGGTGCTGTCCGCACATGGAGAGCTGATGGTGCAGTTCCCGATGGCGGTGGCTGGCAGAGGTGAAATCCAGAGGCACCTGCTGGAGACTTTTCCCTTACCCAGGGGAGGGTTGATCTTGAGTGTGGATTGAATGAGGTCCACCCCACATTACAGAGAGCAGTGGTCTTCACTCTGTGGATTAAAGTGATAATCTTATCTCAGAGCACCTTTGTAGAAGTATCTGCAAGGTACCATCAAGTGTACTTGACCAAGTATCTGAGTACCCCGTGGCCCAGCTAAGTTGACAcaacattaaccatcacagcatCTAAGAAATTTGTGCTCTTCCTGGTACTTACTATGACGAGTGAGTTTCAGTTGAAAACTGGCCATTTTTGGCCTTTCGGCATGGGACCTTGGATCTCAGTTAAGCATTCTGCATTGGCTGTCAGGGAAGGAGGAGGGCTGCTGTCTTGTTGCCGGTGAGTGCAGAAGTCTAGGTTCCCCACTTGGCCTCTGTTGACATATGGTAGTGTGTTCTCCTTACTGCTGGGCAGGGGTGGCAGGTCTGGATCCCCACCATGCCTCAAGGGAACTTTCCAGGCTGGGAGGGTTAGAGGTGCCTCGTTCTTGTTCTCCACGTGGTTTCTGCAcactgtgggtgggtgggtggcttcATGACTGCTGGATGGTGGTAAAAGTCCTGGTTGCACAAGACCCTTCTGATAGCTCCCTAGCAGCAGGGGGTGCCCCTACTGCCTGTGTAAATGGAAGTCAAGGTGTCCCGTGTGGTCTTCACTAGTACCGCGGaggtgggctggggctggggggccGTGATAACCCCTGCTGAGGAGGAACGTTCCACCTTCTACTTGGCTTTCTCTGACAGCACCCCATGGAGGGTGAGGGGATTTGGATGCCTCATTGCAGTCTAGGTGCTCCTCTGGGTCTTTGcgggaagggagggatggagatGGAGCCAGCGttttctgtgggttgtctgaGAGCTCCCTGTCCTGCTAGGCCGCCTTGGTTAGGGAGAGCTGGCTTTTGCTGGTGCTTTTTTTGGTTGTCTGTGCCCCTTGGGCATTTCCAAGTTTTAGCTTCATCAGATCCAAATGTGGGGTATAGGAAGCAAGAAGAAAATCCTGGAAATGCACCTTATATCCTGGGGTCCTAGCTAGTCTGCCCTATTTTCTCCACCTTTCAGAGTCATTCTGTGTTTGCTTTGTGAATAATTTTCAGTATGTTAATTCCATTTAGTGGGAACAATATGGCAGAGTATGTCTGCTCCATCTTCCCAGAAGTAGAAGTCCTGTTTTTTAAGATGAGAGGAATTAGAGCCAGTTGGCTACTGATGAGAACACTCCATTGGGGAGGGAAATTGCGGGAGCCAAGTACTTGAGCAGGTGAGAGGGGCTGAGGCTACAGCAGCGATATCTCCTTTTTCTGAAGAAGGGAGGGCAGGTTTGAGGGTGTGCTTGCGGGAAGTTGGTGGCTTTGGTGGCCGCCCAGTCCAAGATCTGAGTTGCATGTGAGTGAGTCTGGACAGAGGTGTGGTTTAGTGGTTCATGTTCTAGGAACATGAACTGCAGCTGGAGCTGAGATTCTGAATGTCACTTCTGGTTTCGGATCCAGGAATCTCAGGGGCCAGCCTGGAATCAGTGTCCAAGGGTCAGGAACCACGAGCTTCAGTCCATGCAGGGGTGGAGGCTGCAAATCCGCCAGGCTGGCAGACACTGGAGGGCAGAAATGCCAACAGCAGCACCTGGAGATCAGCGCCCGCTGCAGGGCAGTGCCCCGactgtcctcctgcctctgttttGGTGGAGCCCGTCCCGTGTCTTGTGAACTGCCTCTGAAGAGAGGCGTCTAGGAACAGGACTAGGGGCTGCCTCCCTTGGCACCCACCACCCTCCTGGTGTCTCTCCAGCACCAGACTCGCAGGGAGAAAGAGGTTCTCTACACCCCTTAGCCACATCCCCTGGGAATGCATAAAAACGAAACAACTATGGAATCAAATTGGGTTCAAAGGAGCACACCCTTTTGTGGGCTGTGCTATAAAAAGCAAAAGATCTGGGAAAGAAGGTCCCTCTTTGCTTTCAGCTATTCAGATCACGCCTGAGTGCTGGGCGCTGTCTCAGGCCAGGCATGTGGTGAAACTGAAAATGCAGATGGGCCCACTGTTGCCTCTCAGCTGTGGGAGCTGCTGCATGTGGACTTGGGTCTGATGTGGACTTGGGCCTGATGTGGACTTGGGCCTGTGGGCCCCCTTCAGGAGGACATGGCTTTGGAGCTGCCCAGGATGTCTGGTAGCCAGGGAGGTGTCTGGCAGAGGTTGGGTGCTCATGCCACCTCGGGGCATCCACACAGCCGTGGCTCCCTGGGCCTACTGCTTGGCTGTTGAGTGTTGCTAGGCAGTGGCTGGCAGCACTGAGTGTCCCTGGTCCTCTGGGAGCTGCAGTCCAGAGAGAACTCTGCCAGCAAAGGCACGTCTGCCTGTGGGTGCTGCCTGGACTCCAGCCCCATGTTTGGACCTCCCTGTGAGTGGCCTCCCCACTGCCTGGACCCTACCAGGTGTGTGCTTCTGAGAAGGAggcctgttgggggctggggtTGCTTCTGTGGCCGGGACTGTGTGTTTTGTCTCTGTCCTTCCTCATCTCCCTCTCCTTGCTTCCAGACAAACGATGCGGCCGGCAACACCTGGAACTGGCTCTACTTCATCCCTCTCATCATCATCGGCTCCTTCTTCATGCTCAACCTGGTGCTGGGCGTGCTTTCGGGGTGAGAGACCATGTGGGGGATGTGCAGGTGCCCCTCTGTGTTCTCAGCTGAAGGGTCAACAGGGGCACGTGTGACACTTGGGGTGGGGGCCTGGCCCATGGGTGCCTTCTGTGGTGGTTGCCCCTGGTGTTCTGGGTTCTGGTAGCCCTTCCTTTGTGCCACCATCCTGACCT
The nucleotide sequence above comes from Pongo pygmaeus isolate AG05252 chromosome 13, NHGRI_mPonPyg2-v2.0_pri, whole genome shotgun sequence. Encoded proteins:
- the LOC129044221 gene encoding histidine-rich glycoprotein-like produces the protein MTHTCIHHTHTHTTQTRNTYTIHTHWTHKHTHHTHAHHTHQHQTHTHYTPTRTPYVHHTHTHTTHTRHTYTIHTYTIHIHWTHKCTHHTHAHHTPDTHTPHTQDTQVHTPDTCTTHHTHAYIHHTHSHHTYQTHIHHTHTLDTQAHTPQTPNTHTLHAHHMYTTHQTHTTHKGHASAHTRHTHAPRTTHTPTHHTHTTHTRRAHTTHIRHRYTTHTHWTHSHHTHAHTRHTHHTHTPHTLHTYFTPTHHTHHTHVYSTHTTHIHTPNTRHTPDTHHTHACHTDHTQTHHRHTTNTCTPHTSDTHTTHTRHKYTTYTH